One stretch of Armigeres subalbatus isolate Guangzhou_Male chromosome 2, GZ_Asu_2, whole genome shotgun sequence DNA includes these proteins:
- the LOC134212152 gene encoding putative defense protein Hdd11-like has product MAYRYACVFLTVALCATPALSFSAGAPNTACGDMIPQHHTDPQKSAAPYKILLDKKQIKSGEGVTITVQGNTPKDTIKGLLCQARVGETAVGSFDVPPNNNYIQSLDCGNSKKSAVTHKKITTAPNSISFNWVAPRGLSENVKMTCTIALNGGVFWVKEQAAELKVN; this is encoded by the exons ATGGCCTACCGGTACGCTTGCGTGTTCTTGACCGTCGCACTATGCGCCACACCAGCCCTGTCGTTCTCGGCCGGTGCTCCTAACACCGCCTGTGGAGACATGATTCCTCAGCATCACACCGATCCCCAGAAATCCGCGGCCCCTTACAAGATCCTGCTGGACAAGAAGCAAATTAAATCCGGCGAAGGCGTGACCATCACCGTGCAAGGCAACACCCCGAAGGACACCATCAAGGGGCTGCTCTGCCAGGCTCGTGTTGGAGAGACCGCAGTCGGTTCGTTCGATGTACCGCCTAATAACAACTACATTCAATCCCTGGACTGTGGTAACTCTAAGAAG TCGGCCGTCACCCACAAAAAGATTACTACCGCACCGAACAGCATTTCCTTCAACTGGGTGGCCCCACGCGGTCTTAGCGAAAACGTCAAGATGACCTGCACCATCGCCTTGAACGGTGGTGTCTTCTGGGTTAAGGAGCAGGCCGCTGAACTCAAGGTCAACTAA